A stretch of the Clostridium botulinum genome encodes the following:
- a CDS encoding aminotransferase class IV, with product MCVSINGKIIDANDFSIEINGQGFNYGYGVFETLKVVNGKIFFMEEHFQRFVKGCNKLNMDLNYDKNQIEKFSNELILLKHSFSGAVKILYIKNNDKFDLIITTKENTYTKEMYEVGFKICFACSKRNPYAQLTYIKSNNYLENILEKDSAVKKGYNEAIFLNTEHHISEGTYTNIFFIKNNSLYTPYISCGLLPGIMRGKVISLINKLSLKLEVNNFNMEDLINADEVFLTNSLMEIMPVSKLENKSFDLNNNKITKLLRSEFHNLYYL from the coding sequence ATGTGTGTTTCGATAAATGGAAAAATAATAGATGCAAATGACTTTTCTATTGAGATAAATGGACAAGGTTTCAATTATGGATATGGAGTATTTGAAACATTAAAAGTTGTAAATGGGAAAATATTTTTTATGGAAGAGCATTTTCAAAGATTTGTTAAAGGGTGCAATAAATTAAATATGGATTTAAATTATGATAAGAATCAAATTGAAAAATTTTCAAATGAGCTTATTCTCCTAAAACACAGTTTTTCTGGAGCAGTAAAGATTCTTTATATTAAAAATAATGATAAATTTGATTTAATTATTACTACAAAAGAAAATACTTATACAAAAGAAATGTATGAAGTTGGTTTTAAAATATGTTTTGCATGTTCAAAGAGAAATCCATACGCTCAATTAACCTATATTAAATCTAATAATTATTTAGAAAATATTTTAGAGAAAGATAGTGCAGTTAAAAAAGGTTATAATGAGGCTATATTTTTAAATACGGAACATCATATTAGTGAAGGCACATATACAAATATATTTTTTATAAAAAATAATAGTTTATATACACCATATATTTCTTGTGGACTTCTGCCAGGAATCATGAGAGGAAAAGTTATTTCCTTAATAAATAAATTATCATTAAAATTAGAAGTTAATAATTTTAATATGGAAGATTTAATTAATGCAGATGAAGTTTTTTTAACTAATTCATTGATGGAAATTATGCCTGTATCAAAATTAGAAAATAAAAGCTTTGATTTAAATAACAATAAGATAACTAAATTATTAAGAAGTGAGTTTCACAATCTATATTATTTATAA
- the tig gene encoding trigger factor, giving the protein MNTKIERVENNVVKLEITVEKEKFNEAIKKAYKKNAKRFNIPGFRKGKAPMNIITRFYGEGVFYEDAINTCCEEAYPQAVEEHSLQPVDYPKIDVVEIGSGKDFVFTAEVVVRPEVKLDNYKGVEAKRNTYTVKEEDVEKQLNAMLEKNARIITKEEGATVQSGDIAVIDFKGFIDGEAFEGGEGTDYSLEIGTGTFIDDFEDQLVGLKVGEEKEVNVKFPEQYGRDELNGKQAMFEVKIKEIKVKELPALDDEFAKETSEFDTLEELKADVTKKLEEANKTREKNEYEEAVIEAVSNNAEIDIPEIMIEKEIDMMIKDLEMRLGYQGLDLASYYQYTNSSESKVREYMKETAEKKVKTELILEKIVKDQKIEATEEEIKAKAKEMAQQYGGGQDADKLVDAIMGAQKEVLANQIANEKAIDFLVENSKEIA; this is encoded by the coding sequence ATGAACACTAAAATTGAAAGAGTAGAAAATAATGTTGTAAAACTAGAGATAACAGTAGAAAAAGAAAAGTTTAATGAAGCTATAAAAAAAGCATATAAGAAAAACGCAAAGAGATTTAATATTCCAGGATTCAGAAAAGGTAAAGCTCCAATGAATATAATCACAAGATTCTACGGTGAAGGAGTATTTTACGAAGATGCTATAAATACTTGCTGCGAAGAAGCATATCCTCAAGCTGTAGAAGAACATAGTCTACAACCTGTTGATTATCCTAAAATAGATGTTGTTGAAATAGGATCAGGAAAAGATTTTGTATTTACTGCTGAAGTTGTAGTTAGACCAGAAGTAAAACTTGATAATTATAAAGGCGTAGAAGCTAAAAGAAATACATATACTGTAAAAGAAGAAGATGTTGAAAAACAATTAAACGCTATGTTAGAAAAAAATGCAAGAATAATAACTAAAGAAGAAGGCGCTACAGTACAAAGTGGTGACATAGCTGTAATAGATTTTAAAGGATTCATCGATGGAGAAGCATTTGAAGGTGGCGAAGGAACAGATTATTCTTTAGAAATCGGAACAGGTACATTCATAGATGACTTTGAAGATCAATTAGTTGGATTAAAGGTTGGAGAAGAAAAAGAAGTTAATGTTAAATTCCCAGAACAATATGGAAGAGACGAATTAAACGGAAAACAAGCAATGTTTGAAGTGAAAATAAAAGAAATAAAAGTTAAGGAATTACCAGCATTAGATGATGAATTTGCTAAAGAAACATCTGAATTTGATACTTTAGAAGAATTAAAAGCTGATGTAACAAAAAAATTAGAAGAAGCCAATAAAACAAGAGAAAAGAATGAATATGAAGAAGCTGTAATAGAAGCTGTTTCAAATAACGCTGAAATAGATATACCAGAAATTATGATAGAAAAAGAAATTGATATGATGATTAAAGATTTAGAAATGAGATTAGGATATCAAGGATTAGATCTTGCATCTTACTATCAATATACAAATAGTTCAGAATCAAAAGTTAGAGAATATATGAAAGAAACTGCTGAAAAGAAAGTTAAAACTGAATTAATTCTTGAGAAAATAGTAAAAGATCAAAAAATAGAGGCTACTGAAGAAGAAATAAAAGCAAAAGCTAAAGAAATGGCTCAACAATACGGTGGCGGACAAGATGCTGACAAATTAGTAGATGCAATAATGGGAGCGCAAAAAGAAGTTCTAGCTAATCAAATAGCAAAT
- a CDS encoding sugar phosphate isomerase/epimerase family protein, with product MEIGISTACFYPEVLLEDSIKLMKKLNFDKGEVFFNCPSEFSEEFTKMLLERCKEQNFYINSVHAFSTSFEPYLFDTYKRRRDDMLKYFKEVCIAGKKLGAKTYTFHGMRKIDSNLIDIKHIVDVYNELIYISEEIGITLAQENVSWCMSSDLNFLKLLKEKCKYPIHFTLDLKQAYRAKKEPDEYINIMKENIVNLHINDRNKESSCLLPGNGEINYSKLFNRLRELNYKGMGIIEVYRDNYLSYEELQESREFLEKF from the coding sequence GTGGAAATAGGTATTTCAACAGCGTGTTTTTATCCAGAGGTACTTTTAGAGGATAGTATAAAATTAATGAAAAAATTGAACTTTGACAAAGGAGAGGTATTTTTTAATTGTCCAAGTGAATTTAGTGAAGAATTTACAAAAATGCTTTTAGAAAGGTGCAAAGAACAGAACTTTTATATAAATTCTGTTCATGCTTTTTCAACATCTTTTGAACCTTATTTATTTGATACTTATAAAAGAAGAAGAGATGATATGCTTAAATATTTTAAAGAAGTATGTATTGCAGGAAAAAAATTAGGTGCAAAGACGTATACTTTTCATGGAATGAGAAAGATTGATAGTAATTTAATTGACATAAAACATATTGTTGATGTATATAATGAACTTATATATATATCAGAAGAGATTGGAATAACATTAGCTCAAGAAAATGTATCATGGTGCATGTCTTCTGACTTAAACTTCTTAAAACTTCTAAAAGAAAAATGTAAATATCCTATTCATTTTACTCTAGATTTAAAACAAGCGTATAGGGCTAAAAAAGAACCAGATGAATATATAAATATAATGAAGGAAAATATAGTAAATCTACATATAAATGATAGAAACAAGGAAAGCTCTTGTTTACTTCCGGGTAATGGAGAAATAAATTATTCTAAGTTGTTTAACAGATTAAGGGAATTAAATTATAAAGGAATGGGTATAATAGAAGTCTATAGGGATAACTATTTAAGTTATGAAGAATTACAAGAGAGTAGAGAATTTCTAGAGAAATTTTAG
- the folE gene encoding GTP cyclohydrolase I FolE: MVDYEKIKKAVIMIIEAIGEDPSRQGLKETPDRIARMYSEIFSGLKETPEKHLSKVFEVNNDDVVIEKDIQFYSMCEHHFLPFFGKVHIAYIPNKQVVGLSKLARTMEVFSKRPQLQERLTSQIADSLMKYLNCKGVMVVIEAEHLCMSMRGVKKWGAKTTTVVTRGIFQDDNSLKQNVLNILRF; this comes from the coding sequence ATGGTAGATTACGAAAAGATAAAGAAGGCAGTAATAATGATAATTGAAGCTATAGGAGAAGATCCTAGTAGGCAAGGACTTAAAGAAACACCAGATAGAATAGCTAGAATGTATTCAGAAATATTCTCAGGACTTAAAGAAACACCAGAGAAACATTTAAGTAAAGTATTTGAAGTAAATAATGATGATGTAGTAATAGAAAAAGATATTCAATTTTATTCTATGTGTGAACATCATTTTCTTCCGTTTTTTGGAAAGGTTCATATAGCTTATATTCCAAATAAACAAGTAGTTGGTCTTAGTAAACTTGCTAGAACTATGGAGGTTTTTTCCAAAAGACCTCAACTTCAAGAAAGATTAACATCGCAAATAGCAGATTCCTTAATGAAATATTTAAACTGTAAAGGAGTAATGGTAGTAATAGAAGCTGAACATTTATGTATGAGTATGAGGGGAGTTAAAAAGTGGGGAGCTAAAACAACTACTGTAGTTACTAGAGGAATTTTTCAAGATGATAATTCACTTAAGCAAAATGTTTTAAATATACTTAGATTTTAA
- a CDS encoding HD domain-containing protein, with product MDRIDKILKHEKYTEYIDKIKKIEWNRKLCHHDIDHFIDVCRIMYIINLENKLSFNKEMIYACGLLHDIGRWQQYQQNIPHEIASANLSEKILKESDFKQNEIFEILKAIKNHRNKENEKESLSELLYKSDKLSRACFKCSAQKQCYWSNNKKNLKMKY from the coding sequence ATGGATAGGATTGATAAAATTTTAAAGCATGAAAAGTATACAGAATATATTGATAAAATAAAAAAGATAGAATGGAATAGAAAATTATGTCATCATGATATAGATCATTTTATAGATGTTTGTCGTATTATGTATATAATTAATCTTGAAAATAAATTATCTTTTAATAAGGAAATGATTTATGCTTGTGGACTTCTTCATGATATAGGTAGATGGCAACAGTATCAACAGAATATTCCACATGAAATAGCATCAGCTAATTTATCTGAAAAAATTTTAAAAGAAAGTGATTTTAAGCAAAATGAAATATTTGAAATTTTAAAAGCAATTAAAAATCATAGAAATAAAGAAAATGAAAAGGAGTCTTTAAGTGAACTTCTTTATAAAAGTGATAAATTATCTAGAGCTTGCTTTAAATGTTCTGCTCAAAAACAGTGTTATTGGTCAAATAATAAGAAAAATTTAAAGATGAAATATTAA
- the folK gene encoding 2-amino-4-hydroxy-6-hydroxymethyldihydropteridine diphosphokinase, whose protein sequence is MDKIYIEDLEVFAKHGVYKEEKKLGQKFLISAEVFIDLQQSGLTDSLNKTVNYGSLCCDIEELFKKDSYDLIEKAAEQVADNILSKYQNIQRIKLKIKKPWAPIGKSIKYAAVEVDRSKHIAYIGIGSNIGDKNENLQQAIDKLNNSTFTKVTKSSKFYATKPYGYLDQDDFLNCVVEIETLLNSSKLMEILLDIEQQLKRERIIKWGPRTIDLDILLYDDLILSKKETIIPHPLMHDRMFVLEPLNEIAPYAFHPIFNKRVFQLKEDLKHKESL, encoded by the coding sequence ATGGACAAAATATATATTGAAGACTTAGAGGTATTTGCCAAGCATGGAGTATATAAAGAAGAAAAAAAGTTAGGTCAAAAATTTTTAATTTCAGCGGAAGTTTTTATAGATTTACAACAATCTGGATTAACTGATAGTTTAAATAAAACTGTTAATTATGGATCATTGTGCTGTGACATTGAAGAATTGTTTAAAAAAGATAGCTATGATTTAATAGAGAAGGCAGCTGAACAAGTTGCAGATAATATTCTTTCAAAGTACCAAAATATTCAGAGAATTAAATTAAAAATAAAGAAACCTTGGGCACCTATAGGAAAATCTATTAAATATGCTGCGGTTGAAGTAGATAGAAGTAAACATATAGCTTATATCGGAATAGGTTCCAATATAGGTGATAAGAATGAAAATCTACAACAGGCTATAGATAAATTGAATAACAGTACCTTCACTAAGGTTACGAAATCATCTAAATTTTATGCTACAAAACCTTATGGATACTTAGATCAAGACGATTTTTTAAACTGTGTAGTTGAAATAGAGACACTTCTTAATTCAAGTAAACTTATGGAAATTTTATTAGACATTGAACAACAGTTAAAAAGAGAACGTATAATTAAATGGGGACCTAGAACTATAGACCTAGATATATTATTATATGACGACTTAATTTTATCTAAAAAAGAAACAATAATTCCTCATCCACTAATGCATGATAGAATGTTTGTATTAGAGCCTTTAAATGAAATAGCTCCATATGCATTTCATCCTATATTTAATAAAAGAGTATTTCAATTAAAAGAAGATTTAAAACATAAAGAAAGTCTATAG
- the folP gene encoding dihydropteroate synthase, with product MEIGSKTFELGKQTYIMGILNVTPDSFSDGGNFNNIERAINHAKKMIDAGADIIDIGGESTRPNHAPVDEEEEIKRVIPIIKALSQEIDVPISIDTYKGRVAELAIKAGASLINDIWGFKKDDNISKIAAKYDVSCCLMHNRTNINYNNFIEDILCDLQESIDIALKAGVKKEKIMIDPGFGFAKTPEHNLQIMNELEKLHKLGYPILLGTSRKSTIGLILDLPVNERVEGTIATTVIGIMKGCDFVRVHDVKENLRAAIMTDAILKFNK from the coding sequence ATGGAAATAGGGAGTAAAACATTTGAATTAGGAAAACAAACTTATATAATGGGAATCTTAAATGTAACGCCAGATTCTTTTTCTGATGGAGGAAATTTTAATAATATAGAAAGAGCCATTAATCATGCTAAAAAAATGATTGATGCAGGAGCTGACATCATAGATATAGGAGGTGAATCTACAAGACCTAATCATGCCCCAGTAGATGAAGAAGAGGAAATTAAAAGAGTAATTCCAATAATTAAAGCATTATCACAGGAGATAGATGTGCCTATATCTATAGATACTTATAAGGGAAGAGTAGCTGAGCTTGCAATTAAAGCAGGTGCTTCTCTTATAAATGATATTTGGGGATTTAAAAAAGATGATAATATATCAAAAATAGCTGCTAAATATGATGTGTCGTGTTGCTTGATGCATAATAGAACCAATATAAACTACAATAACTTTATAGAAGATATTTTGTGTGACTTACAAGAAAGCATAGACATAGCCTTAAAAGCGGGAGTTAAAAAAGAAAAGATAATGATAGATCCAGGCTTCGGGTTTGCAAAAACACCGGAACACAATCTACAAATAATGAATGAACTTGAAAAACTTCATAAACTTGGATATCCTATACTCTTAGGTACTTCAAGAAAATCCACTATAGGATTAATATTAGATTTGCCTGTAAATGAAAGAGTTGAAGGAACTATTGCAACTACGGTTATAGGTATAATGAAAGGATGTGATTTTGTTAGAGTACACGATGTTAAAGAAAATTTAAGAGCAGCTATTATGACAGATGCAATTCTTAAATTTAATAAATAA